The Vibrio agarivorans genome window below encodes:
- the flgB gene encoding flagellar basal body rod protein FlgB produces the protein MAISFNNALGIHQHTVGVRERNAEVISTNIAQSNTPGFKSRGMDFDRALKAATSGASFGLNRTDGRHISASTRVTGEMKYRTPTQPDTGDGNTVDVDLERNLFMQNQLRHQASLDFLGSKFKNLTKAIKGE, from the coding sequence ATGGCTATTTCTTTCAACAATGCTCTGGGTATCCACCAACACACGGTGGGTGTACGTGAGCGCAATGCAGAGGTGATCTCTACCAATATTGCGCAATCAAACACACCCGGCTTTAAGTCGAGAGGAATGGACTTTGACCGAGCGTTGAAGGCGGCAACATCAGGGGCAAGCTTTGGGCTTAACCGTACTGATGGTCGGCATATCTCTGCCTCTACTCGTGTGACAGGGGAAATGAAGTACCGCACTCCGACCCAACCGGATACAGGTGACGGCAATACGGTAGATGTTGATTTGGAGCGTAACTTGTTTATGCAAAACCAACTGCGTCATCAAGCCTCACTCGATTTTTTGGGTAGCAAGTTCAAAAATTTAACCAAGGCAATTAAAGGGGAGTAA
- the flgC gene encoding flagellar basal body rod protein FlgC, whose protein sequence is MSLFNVFNVTGSAMSAESVRLNTTSSNLANADSISSSAKETYKARHAVFGAELNKARYNRDHNVPVKVLGIVESDKPLNAEYNPDHPLANEEGYIYKPNVNVMEEMANMISASRSYQTNVQVADASKQMLLRTLQMGQ, encoded by the coding sequence ATGAGTTTATTCAATGTATTCAATGTGACAGGTTCCGCAATGAGTGCTGAGTCTGTTCGTCTAAACACGACCTCAAGTAACTTGGCAAATGCAGACAGCATCAGCAGTTCAGCAAAAGAGACCTATAAGGCTCGTCATGCTGTCTTCGGTGCAGAATTGAACAAGGCGCGTTACAACCGCGATCACAACGTCCCTGTTAAGGTGTTGGGTATTGTGGAGAGTGATAAGCCGTTGAATGCGGAGTACAACCCTGATCATCCATTAGCAAACGAAGAGGGTTATATCTATAAGCCGAACGTTAATGTCATGGAAGAGATGGCGAATATGATTTCAGCGTCACGTTCATATCAAACGAACGTTCAAGTCGCTGATGCCAGTAAACAAATGCTGCTGCGAACGCTGCAGATGGGTCAATAA
- a CDS encoding flagellar hook assembly protein FlgD — translation MAGINNLGGQSGLSYVDQLKALQEDKKPDETTGKQDLKQEDFLSLLTKQLAQQDPFKPVSNDQMIAQMASFATVDGIGQMNTQFETLNTSMTSNQALQASTLVGRDVLVPGAAGVKQEDAGMAAMVKLPQAMDGLFVRIENEMGQLVSTFEVGAQPAGDSRVEWDGNDDNGNPLPGGKYRVRATGLVDGENREFEVSTYANVNSVLLGKGDGNVLLNLAGFESPVRLAEVLEVGNA, via the coding sequence ATGGCCGGAATCAATAATCTTGGTGGTCAAAGTGGCTTGTCCTATGTTGACCAGCTAAAAGCCCTGCAAGAGGACAAAAAGCCAGATGAAACCACAGGTAAACAGGACTTAAAGCAAGAAGATTTCTTGTCCCTGCTTACTAAACAGCTGGCACAGCAGGATCCTTTTAAGCCGGTCAGCAACGACCAGATGATCGCACAGATGGCATCATTTGCGACGGTTGACGGTATTGGTCAAATGAACACTCAGTTTGAAACACTGAACACTTCAATGACCTCAAACCAAGCACTGCAAGCCTCAACGCTTGTAGGTCGTGACGTTCTTGTGCCTGGCGCAGCCGGGGTGAAACAAGAAGATGCGGGTATGGCGGCCATGGTGAAGCTTCCTCAAGCAATGGATGGGTTGTTCGTTCGTATTGAAAACGAAATGGGCCAACTTGTTAGTACGTTTGAAGTGGGGGCACAACCTGCCGGTGATAGCCGCGTTGAATGGGACGGCAATGATGATAACGGTAACCCATTGCCTGGCGGCAAATACAGAGTGAGAGCTACTGGTTTGGTCGATGGTGAGAACCGCGAATTTGAAGTTTCAACTTATGCAAACGTCAATAGCGTACTTCTTGGTAAGGGTGATGGAAACGTACTGCTCAATCTGGCTGGCTTTGAGTCGCCAGTTCGACTAGCTGAAGTACTTGAAGTTGGCAATGCGTAA
- the flgE gene encoding flagellar hook protein FlgE, with the protein MSYVALSGLSAAQLDLNTTSNNIANANTFGFKESRAEFGDVYSTSLFTNAKTTPGQGAQAQKVAQQFHEGSSIYTNNPLDLRIQGTGFFAVAKEKFIPQQNELTRNGAFHINKDNYIVSSNDEFLLGYEVNRDTGEVLSYEPGPLNIPPEFGKPKMSSNLEVGVNLPANAETKNPLMFDHTDPDTYNRATSSTIYDSMGQAYKMTTYYLKDQNAPNTWQKYYTVTDSAGEKPVDIQNGNAATPGGHVGHTMTFNNDGTLNSINGGNPVITETLGAAGVDLNGADPAQTLNFNLEESTQFAAPFEITKMTDDGATTGFLTKIDFDEYGSVLATYSNGENVTLGRVAMVRVPNEQGLDKKGGTQWDSTQFSGDKIWGESNKGSFGSISNGTLEQSNIDMTQELVDLISAQRNFQANSRSLEVHNQLQQNILQIR; encoded by the coding sequence ATGTCATACGTAGCTTTGAGCGGTTTATCGGCTGCTCAGTTAGATCTAAACACAACCAGTAACAACATTGCGAACGCCAACACATTTGGCTTTAAAGAGTCTCGTGCGGAGTTTGGCGATGTGTATTCAACATCGTTGTTTACTAATGCGAAAACAACCCCGGGCCAAGGTGCTCAGGCTCAAAAAGTGGCACAGCAGTTCCACGAGGGCTCAAGTATCTATACCAATAACCCGCTGGATCTTCGTATCCAAGGTACGGGTTTCTTCGCAGTTGCCAAAGAGAAGTTTATTCCTCAACAGAATGAGCTGACACGTAACGGTGCTTTTCATATCAACAAAGACAACTACATTGTCAGTTCAAACGATGAGTTCCTTTTGGGTTATGAAGTGAATCGCGATACGGGTGAAGTTTTATCTTATGAGCCAGGTCCGCTGAATATTCCGCCAGAGTTTGGCAAACCGAAGATGAGTTCAAACCTTGAAGTGGGTGTTAACCTTCCTGCGAACGCAGAGACGAAGAACCCATTGATGTTTGATCACACCGATCCTGATACGTACAACCGTGCGACCTCATCGACGATTTACGACTCGATGGGCCAAGCATACAAAATGACCACGTATTACCTTAAAGACCAAAATGCGCCGAATACTTGGCAGAAGTACTATACCGTGACGGATTCTGCTGGTGAAAAGCCAGTAGACATTCAAAATGGTAATGCTGCTACGCCAGGTGGTCATGTTGGTCACACCATGACCTTCAACAATGATGGTACTCTCAATTCCATCAATGGTGGCAATCCAGTCATTACAGAAACACTGGGTGCGGCTGGGGTTGATTTGAATGGTGCTGATCCGGCACAAACGTTGAACTTCAACTTAGAAGAGTCGACTCAGTTTGCCGCGCCTTTTGAAATCACTAAGATGACGGACGATGGTGCGACAACAGGCTTCCTGACTAAGATTGACTTTGACGAATACGGCAGTGTTCTTGCGACTTACTCTAATGGTGAGAACGTCACTCTTGGCCGCGTGGCGATGGTGCGAGTACCGAATGAGCAAGGTCTTGATAAGAAGGGTGGTACTCAATGGGATTCAACTCAGTTCTCTGGTGACAAGATTTGGGGTGAATCTAACAAAGGTTCATTTGGTAGTATCAGCAACGGTACGCTTGAGCAGTCTAACATCGACATGACGCAAGAGCTGGTGGATTTGATTTCTGCACAGCGCAACTTCCAAGCGAACTCACGTTCACTTGAAGTGCACAATCAGCTACAGCAGAACATCCTACAAATCCGCTAA
- a CDS encoding flagellar basal body rod protein FlgF — translation MDRSLFLAMSGAKQNMQAMQLRANNLANVSTTGFRADLAQARSMQAYGEGLPTRVFSMTERPGHSFNQGSVITTGRDLDVTVQGDGWISVLDKTGQEGLTRNGNLNVSDTGLLMNSAGQLILGENDAPITLPVPISKVEIGTDGTVSVVPQGAPADALEIVDRIKLTNTNNQTLFKDTNGLFRAKDPNQVYQADVNVTLLKGAIEGSNVNAVGEMTSLIDLQRQFEMQVKMMSTAEEMDKASDSLLRSS, via the coding sequence ATGGATCGTTCACTGTTTCTCGCCATGAGTGGTGCAAAGCAAAACATGCAAGCTATGCAGCTTAGAGCGAATAACTTGGCAAACGTCAGCACAACTGGCTTCCGTGCTGATCTCGCACAGGCTCGTTCAATGCAGGCGTATGGCGAAGGTTTACCTACACGCGTGTTTAGCATGACAGAGCGTCCAGGACATAGCTTTAATCAAGGCAGTGTGATTACTACAGGTCGTGATCTTGATGTCACTGTTCAAGGTGACGGCTGGATTTCAGTGCTCGACAAAACCGGACAAGAGGGCCTTACTCGTAACGGTAACCTGAACGTGAGTGATACAGGTCTGTTGATGAACAGTGCTGGTCAACTGATCCTTGGTGAGAATGACGCACCAATCACATTGCCTGTTCCGATTAGTAAAGTGGAGATTGGTACTGATGGTACGGTTTCGGTTGTACCTCAAGGCGCGCCTGCGGACGCACTTGAAATTGTCGATCGCATTAAGCTCACTAACACCAACAATCAAACCCTATTTAAAGATACCAATGGCTTGTTTAGAGCCAAAGATCCCAATCAAGTTTATCAAGCTGATGTGAACGTGACGTTACTTAAAGGCGCTATTGAAGGCAGTAACGTTAACGCAGTAGGCGAAATGACCAGTCTGATCGATTTGCAACGCCAGTTCGAAATGCAAGTCAAGATGATGAGCACCGCAGAAGAGATGGACAAGGCGTCCGACTCTCTACTTCGCAGCAGCTAA
- the flgG gene encoding flagellar basal-body rod protein FlgG, protein MHPALWVSKTGLDAQQTNISTISNNLANASTVGYKKSRAVFEDLFYQNINQPGGQSSQNTELPSGLMLGAGSKVVATQKVHTQGNTQTTSNALDLMIEGDGFFQVLMPDGNIGYTRNGQFTVNGEGQIVTSGAGYTLEPEIAIPDDAISITVGNDGEVSVRVRGQQDNQVLGQITTVDFINPGGLEPVGQNLYLPTGASGDPQEGVPGLDGFGSVRQSMLETSNVNVTEELVNMIEAQRVYEMNSKVISSVDKMMSFVNQQL, encoded by the coding sequence ATGCATCCAGCATTATGGGTTAGTAAAACAGGTTTAGATGCTCAACAAACCAACATCTCGACCATTTCTAATAACTTGGCCAACGCGTCAACCGTTGGTTACAAAAAGAGCCGTGCCGTTTTTGAAGACTTGTTCTATCAAAATATTAACCAGCCGGGCGGCCAGTCTTCACAGAACACTGAACTGCCGAGTGGCTTAATGCTAGGTGCAGGTTCAAAAGTGGTGGCTACTCAAAAAGTGCATACGCAGGGTAATACACAGACGACCTCCAACGCGCTGGATTTGATGATCGAAGGTGATGGCTTTTTCCAAGTATTGATGCCAGACGGCAACATTGGTTATACACGCAACGGTCAATTTACTGTGAATGGTGAAGGGCAAATTGTGACCTCTGGTGCTGGCTATACGCTTGAGCCAGAAATTGCGATTCCTGACGACGCAATTAGCATTACTGTTGGCAATGATGGTGAAGTTTCGGTGCGCGTTCGAGGTCAGCAAGATAATCAGGTATTAGGTCAGATTACTACGGTCGACTTTATTAACCCAGGCGGTCTTGAGCCCGTTGGTCAAAACCTTTACTTACCAACTGGAGCAAGCGGTGATCCGCAAGAAGGCGTTCCGGGTTTGGATGGGTTTGGTAGCGTGCGTCAATCGATGCTTGAGACTTCAAACGTAAATGTGACTGAAGAGCTCGTAAACATGATCGAAGCGCAACGAGTGTACGAAATGAACTCAAAAGTTATCTCATCAGTCGACAAGATGATGAGCTTTGTTAACCAGCAGCTATAA
- the flgH gene encoding flagellar basal body L-ring protein FlgH produces MKRLLPCVFAVLMTGCVGMQPPETPEDISGVTDVDAVEGSQDQSGGLVDALRRRTDPVQGDPAWAPIHPKHKPDHYAAETGSLFNTNSLNSLYDDTKPRGLGDIITVMLDESTKAAKSADADLSKNNDASMDPLVVGGQELNVGNYNFSYEMSNDNNFSGSAAANQSNSLSGSITVEVIEVLANGNLIIRGEKWLTLNTGDEYIRLSGTIRPDDITFDNTIASTRISNARIQYSGTGTNQDMQEPGFLARFFNVTM; encoded by the coding sequence ATGAAGCGATTACTGCCATGTGTGTTTGCTGTACTTATGACGGGCTGTGTGGGAATGCAGCCGCCAGAAACGCCGGAAGATATTTCGGGTGTGACTGATGTGGATGCGGTTGAAGGTAGCCAAGATCAAAGTGGTGGTCTTGTTGATGCTCTGCGCCGCCGCACTGATCCTGTACAAGGCGACCCAGCTTGGGCACCAATCCATCCAAAACACAAGCCTGACCACTATGCGGCAGAAACAGGCTCGTTGTTCAATACCAATAGCTTAAACAGTTTATATGATGATACTAAGCCACGAGGTTTAGGTGACATTATTACGGTTATGCTCGATGAGAGCACGAAAGCGGCAAAAAGTGCAGATGCTGATCTTTCTAAAAATAATGACGCTTCAATGGACCCGTTAGTCGTTGGTGGACAAGAGTTGAATGTGGGCAACTACAACTTCTCTTATGAGATGAGTAATGACAACAACTTCAGTGGAAGTGCAGCGGCAAATCAAAGCAATAGCCTCTCTGGTTCAATTACCGTCGAGGTAATTGAAGTGCTGGCCAATGGCAACCTGATTATTCGTGGTGAGAAGTGGCTAACGCTTAATACTGGCGATGAATACATTCGTTTAAGCGGCACCATTCGCCCTGACGACATCACTTTTGACAATACCATCGCTTCTACCCGTATTTCTAATGCGCGAATTCAATACTCTGGCACCGGAACGAATCAAGATATGCAAGAACCTGGATTCTTGGCACGATTTTTTAATGTGACTATGTAA
- a CDS encoding flagellar basal body P-ring protein FlgI: MKKFVLVILGLVMTLTQAHAARIKDVAQVAGVRSNQLVGYGLVTGLPGTGESTPFTDQSFNAMLQNFGIQLPPGTKPKTKNVAAVMVTAEIPAFTKQGQTIDVTVSSIGSAKSLRGGTLMQTMMKGLDGQVYAVAQGNLVVSGFSASGADGSKVVGNNPAAGMISSGAMVEREIPSPFSRGDHITFNLLQSDFTTAQRMADAINNFLGPNMANAMDATSVQVRAPRDVSQRVAFLSAVENIEFNPADGSAKIIVNSRTGTIVVGQHVRLKPAAVTHGGMTVAIKENLNVSQPNAFSGGQTVVVPDSDIEVTEKQGSMFNFQPGLTLDDLVSAVNEVGAAPSDLMAILQALKQAGAIEGQLIII, encoded by the coding sequence ATGAAGAAGTTTGTATTGGTCATCTTGGGTCTTGTCATGACATTGACTCAAGCGCATGCGGCGCGCATCAAAGATGTGGCGCAGGTTGCGGGAGTGCGTAGTAACCAATTAGTGGGCTATGGTCTTGTAACAGGTTTGCCGGGTACTGGTGAATCAACACCGTTTACTGACCAGAGCTTTAATGCGATGCTGCAAAACTTCGGCATTCAGTTGCCGCCAGGTACAAAACCTAAAACCAAAAACGTTGCCGCTGTAATGGTGACGGCTGAAATTCCAGCGTTTACAAAGCAAGGCCAAACCATTGATGTCACGGTCTCTTCTATTGGCTCGGCGAAGAGTCTTCGTGGCGGTACACTAATGCAAACGATGATGAAAGGCTTAGATGGTCAAGTCTACGCTGTGGCACAGGGTAATTTAGTCGTAAGCGGCTTTAGTGCGTCAGGTGCAGATGGCTCAAAAGTAGTGGGTAATAACCCAGCAGCAGGCATGATCTCAAGTGGGGCTATGGTCGAGCGTGAAATTCCATCTCCGTTTAGCCGTGGTGACCATATTACTTTTAACCTACTTCAATCTGACTTCACCACAGCACAGCGCATGGCAGATGCCATCAACAACTTCCTTGGCCCCAACATGGCTAACGCGATGGATGCGACATCAGTGCAAGTGAGAGCGCCACGTGATGTTAGTCAACGTGTCGCCTTTCTTTCTGCAGTAGAAAATATCGAGTTCAATCCAGCTGATGGCTCGGCAAAGATCATCGTAAACTCTCGCACCGGCACGATTGTGGTTGGGCAGCATGTTCGCCTCAAGCCAGCGGCCGTGACACATGGTGGTATGACGGTGGCTATCAAGGAAAACCTGAACGTCAGTCAACCGAATGCCTTCTCTGGTGGCCAAACGGTCGTTGTTCCAGATTCCGATATTGAGGTGACAGAGAAACAAGGTTCAATGTTCAACTTTCAACCTGGTTTAACCTTAGATGACTTAGTGAGTGCAGTGAACGAAGTTGGCGCAGCTCCTTCAGATTTAATGGCTATTCTTCAAGCGCTCAAACAAGCGGGTGCGATTGAAGGCCAGTTAATCATTATCTAA
- the flgJ gene encoding flagellar assembly peptidoglycan hydrolase FlgJ — protein MINNGNDIGFIHDISGLDRLRQSAVEGSEGDEKAALTAAAKQFEAIFTSMLFKSMRDANADFESDLMNSQNQSFYRQMLDEQMASEMSANGSLGLADMIVAQLSTGSIENQNAAAPQENFEEMMQRVHTDKKIYAQNRVEQAEQSDTVKSVAPSTFDTPESFVSAMKPYADRAAKALGVDSSVLIAQAALETGWGQKVIQNGRGSSNNLFNIKADRSWQGDKMATQTLEYHSGVPVQERAAFRSYDSYQQSFDDYVQFLERNPRYTTALENHQGDSETFMRGIHQAGYATDPRYVDKVMSVKKRIDQM, from the coding sequence ATGATTAATAACGGCAATGATATTGGCTTTATTCATGATATTTCAGGTCTTGACCGACTACGCCAAAGTGCAGTTGAAGGCTCGGAAGGGGATGAGAAAGCCGCACTGACAGCAGCTGCGAAACAGTTTGAAGCGATTTTTACTTCAATGCTGTTTAAGTCGATGCGTGATGCGAATGCAGACTTTGAATCTGATTTGATGAACAGTCAGAACCAAAGTTTCTATCGTCAAATGCTTGATGAGCAGATGGCTTCTGAAATGAGTGCAAACGGCTCTTTGGGACTGGCTGACATGATCGTGGCGCAGCTAAGCACAGGCAGTATTGAAAACCAGAATGCAGCAGCGCCTCAAGAGAATTTCGAAGAGATGATGCAACGCGTTCATACTGATAAGAAAATTTATGCACAAAATCGCGTTGAGCAAGCAGAACAATCTGACACAGTGAAATCAGTCGCGCCATCGACGTTTGATACACCAGAGAGTTTTGTCAGTGCGATGAAACCTTATGCAGACCGCGCTGCTAAAGCTTTGGGCGTTGATTCCTCAGTACTGATAGCACAAGCAGCGCTAGAGACAGGTTGGGGACAAAAAGTAATTCAGAACGGCCGTGGAAGCAGTAATAACCTCTTTAATATCAAAGCTGACCGCAGTTGGCAGGGGGACAAAATGGCTACTCAAACACTGGAATACCACTCAGGAGTACCTGTGCAAGAGCGTGCCGCATTCCGCTCTTATGACAGCTATCAACAGAGCTTCGATGACTACGTTCAGTTTTTGGAGCGCAACCCTCGCTACACCACGGCGTTAGAAAATCACCAGGGTGATTCTGAAACCTTCATGCGCGGCATTCATCAAGCGGGATATGCGACAGATCCTCGTTATGTCGACAAAGTGATGAGCGTGAAAAAACGCATCGACCAAATGTAA
- the flgK gene encoding flagellar hook-associated protein FlgK → MASDLLNVGSQSVLTAQRQLNTTGHNISNANTEGYSRQSVIQGTSHPRQFGGQSYGMGVHVENVRRSWDQFAVKEKQIATTNYAAKVDVEQNLEMMSQLASSISAKKIPENLNDWFNSVKTLADTPNDVGARKVVIDQAAMVTNNLNEFHESVRLQASEINRKLEVGVERMNQIGVEIRDLHRLMMRTPGPHNDLMDRHDQLIEELSEFTKVTVTSRANGDGFNVLIGNGHTLVSGTEASELKVIDGHPDVHQRRLAMVEGKGVKAISDKDIDGKISAILKSRDEHIPMLLDEIGRVAAAFSYQVNDLQSQGLDLKGEVGKPLFTDVNSELAATSRVVAARDSQAELAVFIDDIAQLRGGEYSVHYHSGQYHVTNPLGEESVIAPIGQELHFEGLRVEIRQGMAQGERLFIRPTRHAAGEIKTATSDPSDIAAQSFQASTTNAQGQADFKIISAGSVKEFEVIVSPQGNEFAVTDTKGNILLPPQTYPPVGQVNVGGTVFELTDGALPNDKFTANLNAAEGDNGNLRKIQSLQTQKVMDDGETTLIGLYHNLNTDLALKSSMASSETDMARMEKQAAEERIAAISGVNLDEEAANMMKFQQAYMASSRIMQTANDTFNTILALR, encoded by the coding sequence ATGGCGTCAGATCTTCTGAATGTAGGTTCACAAAGTGTTCTTACTGCTCAGAGACAGCTGAACACCACAGGTCATAACATCTCGAATGCAAATACTGAAGGCTACAGCCGTCAGTCAGTCATTCAAGGGACGTCACACCCACGGCAATTTGGTGGGCAGTCGTACGGGATGGGCGTGCATGTGGAAAATGTTCGCCGCTCATGGGACCAATTTGCCGTCAAAGAAAAACAGATTGCCACCACCAATTATGCCGCAAAAGTGGATGTCGAGCAGAATCTAGAGATGATGTCACAACTGGCATCTTCTATTTCAGCAAAGAAAATTCCTGAAAACCTCAACGACTGGTTTAACTCGGTTAAGACGTTAGCGGATACTCCAAACGATGTGGGTGCCCGTAAAGTCGTTATTGACCAAGCCGCGATGGTGACAAATAACCTCAATGAGTTTCACGAAAGTGTCCGCCTGCAAGCAAGCGAGATTAATCGCAAGCTAGAAGTGGGCGTTGAAAGAATGAACCAAATTGGTGTTGAGATTCGCGATCTGCACCGTCTGATGATGCGAACGCCAGGACCTCATAATGACTTGATGGACCGACATGATCAGCTTATTGAGGAGCTATCAGAGTTCACCAAAGTGACCGTGACTAGCCGCGCCAACGGTGATGGTTTCAACGTTTTGATTGGTAATGGTCACACCTTGGTCTCTGGTACTGAAGCTAGTGAACTTAAAGTGATTGATGGGCATCCTGATGTTCACCAACGCCGTTTAGCCATGGTAGAAGGGAAGGGAGTCAAGGCGATCTCTGATAAAGATATCGACGGCAAGATTAGCGCGATCTTAAAATCAAGAGACGAGCATATTCCGATGCTGCTAGACGAAATTGGTCGTGTTGCTGCTGCATTTTCTTACCAAGTGAATGATTTGCAATCGCAAGGTTTAGACCTTAAAGGTGAGGTGGGCAAGCCTTTGTTTACCGATGTAAACAGTGAACTGGCAGCGACCTCACGTGTCGTTGCGGCAAGAGATAGCCAAGCGGAATTAGCAGTATTCATCGATGACATCGCGCAACTGCGTGGTGGTGAGTATTCGGTGCATTATCACAGTGGTCAATATCATGTCACGAACCCACTTGGAGAAGAGTCGGTAATCGCTCCTATTGGTCAAGAGCTGCATTTTGAAGGCTTGCGCGTTGAAATTAGACAAGGCATGGCACAGGGTGAGCGCTTGTTTATTAGACCGACTCGTCATGCTGCTGGTGAGATAAAAACGGCAACCAGTGACCCGAGTGATATAGCGGCACAAAGCTTTCAAGCTTCCACAACCAATGCTCAAGGGCAAGCGGACTTTAAGATTATTAGCGCGGGTAGCGTTAAAGAGTTTGAGGTTATCGTCTCCCCTCAAGGGAATGAATTTGCCGTGACGGATACTAAAGGCAATATCTTATTGCCACCACAGACCTATCCACCGGTTGGTCAAGTGAATGTGGGTGGTACCGTTTTTGAGCTAACGGATGGCGCGCTACCGAACGATAAGTTTACTGCGAACCTAAATGCAGCTGAAGGTGATAACGGGAACTTACGTAAAATTCAGAGCCTACAAACTCAGAAAGTGATGGATGATGGCGAAACCACATTGATCGGTTTGTACCACAACCTGAACACAGACCTTGCATTAAAGAGCTCCATGGCATCGAGTGAAACCGATATGGCTCGTATGGAGAAGCAGGCTGCGGAAGAGCGTATTGCAGCAATATCGGGGGTTAACCTCGATGAAGAAGCCGCCAATATGATGAAGTTCCAGCAGGCCTATATGGCGTCTTCACGCATCATGCAGACGGCGAATGACACCTTTAATACCATCTTGGCACTGCGTTGA
- the flgL gene encoding flagellar hook-associated protein FlgL: protein MLNRISSFHNYQSVQNDMRRQEGRIHQNHAQLASGKQLVKASDDPLASHYIQSISQQNTQLDHYIEGVTLSRNRLNHEEVLLDNAEQFTDSAKRSVMEMINGAFSPQDRAAKAQEMQELANNFLNLVNVQDESGNYIFAGTKPRHQPFYRDAQGSVTYVGDDYQRKMKISNNMEIAMNDPGSKVFMEIPNPYGDYSANYSLTSSSELLLERAENANSSDLSVYNITFVDMGNGQFGYQLEQNGVAVKVDTYDPTKGIEFGDLSVQFRGQIAAGDKVELDRRETFSVFDSLRDAIDYSEGSVSDASNTAHLHQVTEELSAAFVHLGQVRTEVGTRLSTLDIQEDQHKDFQMSLAKSKSNFEDLDYSKAVIEFSENSRALQASQLAFGKTKDLSLFNYL, encoded by the coding sequence ATGCTGAATAGAATTTCAAGTTTTCATAACTATCAATCTGTGCAAAACGATATGCGTCGTCAAGAGGGTAGGATTCATCAGAATCATGCTCAACTGGCTTCCGGTAAACAGCTGGTAAAGGCAAGTGATGACCCATTAGCATCACACTATATTCAAAGCATCTCGCAGCAGAACACACAGCTTGATCACTATATCGAAGGGGTCACGTTATCGCGCAATCGTCTCAATCATGAAGAAGTGCTGTTAGACAATGCAGAACAGTTTACCGATAGCGCAAAGCGCAGTGTGATGGAGATGATCAACGGTGCATTTTCTCCTCAAGACCGAGCTGCGAAAGCGCAAGAAATGCAGGAGCTGGCGAACAACTTCCTTAACTTGGTTAACGTTCAGGATGAGTCAGGCAATTATATTTTTGCTGGGACAAAACCTAGGCATCAACCGTTTTATCGTGATGCACAAGGAAGCGTGACTTATGTCGGCGACGACTACCAAAGAAAGATGAAGATCTCCAACAACATGGAGATTGCGATGAATGATCCGGGCAGCAAGGTGTTTATGGAAATACCAAACCCTTACGGTGATTATTCAGCCAACTACAGCTTAACGTCAAGTTCAGAGCTATTGTTGGAGCGTGCAGAAAATGCCAACAGTAGCGATCTCTCGGTTTACAACATTACCTTTGTTGATATGGGTAATGGACAGTTTGGTTATCAGCTTGAGCAAAATGGCGTTGCGGTAAAAGTCGATACTTATGACCCGACAAAGGGCATCGAATTTGGTGATTTAAGTGTTCAGTTTCGTGGGCAGATTGCGGCAGGCGACAAAGTCGAGTTGGACCGCAGAGAAACATTCAGTGTGTTTGATTCATTAAGAGATGCGATTGACTACTCTGAAGGCTCTGTATCTGATGCCTCGAATACCGCACATCTGCATCAGGTGACAGAAGAGTTATCTGCGGCGTTTGTTCATTTGGGACAAGTTCGCACTGAAGTCGGCACACGTCTGAGTACATTAGATATACAAGAAGACCAACATAAAGATTTTCAAATGTCGCTGGCTAAATCTAAGAGTAACTTCGAAGATTTGGATTATTCAAAAGCGGTGATTGAATTCAGTGAAAATTCCCGAGCGTTGCAAGCTTCGCAGCTGGCGTTCGGTAAGACAAAAGATTTGTCTCTATTTAACTACCTATAA